TGTGTTTGTTGAAATGCTGATCTAGATTTCATTAGGGCTTTGTTTGCTTTGAAAAAAAGGTgtgatcttttttttattgtttcttgtttttaggGGTGAAATCACAGTTGGACTACCTACAGCAATGCTTGCCAGGTAACTTTCTTGATGATTTTCTCCTATATAATGCGCTTCATTGTGATTGCCAAATTTGGCTGAATCTGTTTTAAGTAGTTAAGTTGAGACTTTgtcaaatagtagtactatttaatttgttctttTGTATTGCtctgtatttttattttgctacaAACAAAAGTTGATTTTCAGCAGTTCCACATTCTTGTTTTgtcaaatagtagtactatttaacaCAAGTTCTTTACCAATGCTGAAAAGGTTATGAACAATTTGGAATTTCAAGAAAAGGACCTGAAGATACATCTGATCACCATTGCACAATCTTTtatgaaaaggaaaaggtgaaacacaaaattcttatttgaatCATCATTCGAGTGCTGTCCTATTTGTCTACTTAGCTACCAAATGATTGGTGCAGATAGAGCTTATAGAAGGCGGAACCTTTTGGTTGTCAGAGTCACCTTCAGTCCCCGGAAGCATGTCGTGGGGTTCTACAGAGCCGTGTATATCAACATGGGCTATATCCTTCAGCTCTTTCGTATAGGCATCTTAGATCTTAGAAATGTCTGACTAATTATTGATGCATTGTTTACCTTGACTAATTGTGTACACATTCCAGCTTAAAGGTGTTGAGCCACCGGGCTTTTCGTTTCAGATTGTGAATACGAACATGGATGAATTAAGTCCTCGTGCTCGCAGGCGTGGTGCTTTACTTACCTGGCAGCACATTGCTTCGTTGCCTCCTAATTTGCCCGTTTTGTATTGTGGAGGGTTTAACACACAAAAGGAATCAACTACTGGCCGTTTTCTTCTCGGAAGATCTAGGTATTACTTTTctcttccatttctttttgggacgAAGTATGACTTCTTCCACAAACAATCCTAtcgattaaaataatatagcgACACATTTATCTCTCAAACAAGCGTATATAGTTAAACAAAACTTTCACTCTCTCAATAACTCTGTCTAATTTGTCATGTTATTTGTGCAATTAATTCTATGTAATTTAGAGTTAGGAGTCTATTTTGACAATATGAGTATCTTGTTACTTTTCTTGCCTTGTCGACAATTTGATTGATATTATTGATAGTTTAAGTTCAGGACATATTTGTGAAACCGCTAATTGAGGACTTAAATAGATAATTGCGCTCAACCAAACCAACTCTTGCTCGTTGCTTCTTTATTCTTCAATGATGCATTGTCTTAATTGTGAACGGACATCGCACATCTTAATCGTCTGCACCTTGTAGTTTGAGTCGAGTTTTAATAGTATGGGTTGCACTTCCACGGCTATTGTTGTCACCTCTCACATTTTCAATATGTAAACTACTTGTGTTTCAGGGAACACGGAGTTGTTGGTGATATGAGGGACGCTTGGCCAAATGCTCGCGTGAGGAAAAATGTCTCCCTAATCCGCACTTATCATGGATTCAAAGGTACATATTATTATCACAATCTAATACTACCTCCCTCCGTTCACAAAAAGTATACCGCACTTGACAAGAAAATAGTTGGTAGATATGGCAAATAAGCCAATTGTGATAATACTTTATGCGGATTGAGGGAGTGTCATTTACTAAAATCTGATTACAATAAGCTTATATAAAATCCATTATCGCTGTTAGGTGATAAACAGGGAGCTCTCGAATTCTTGAAGCTGATATTTCGAGCTCTGTGTCTCTGCTGGGATCGCCAAACTCAGGACCTGCACGTCGACTGGATTCTCTTCAGAGGCAGGTCTTTGATCCCCGTCTCGTGTGAGGTGGTGAGTGACAACGTCGATGGCTATTACCCTTCGTCCCACTATCCTATTTTTGCTGAGTTCATGCTTCCGCGCACAGTGATATTGACCGAAACCCCAACTCAAAATCATCAAAGTTAAACTCAATCATTTAcatctttatttttgtgaattatttttttttgtgcagAAGATTAATTGGAATTAAATGGTGTGGAGTTCTTCCGATGTTCTTGTTTTCCATTAATTGTGTCTGAAtattatatgtgaaaatggtTGTTATTTGTTAGAGCAACTCCAAGAGAGAGGTAAATGGGAAggtaaattatgttaattgcCAAATTTATCTCCTTTTGAGAGAAAAACATTCTCCAAGGGGAGAGGTAAATAGaggtattatacattttcccattttgaggaggtatctttacctctccatcaaAGAGAaggtaaaatagaaaaaactgTTTTTTGAGTCTGGCGGGAGAAAGAAGAAGCAAAATCTCTACTATAAAACTGAGCATATATAAAATTCTCTGAAATTGGTTGTTAGTTTTATGAAATAATCCCAACAACAAGAAACAGAATACCATTAGATTcttaaccctaattttcgaaataaaAAGATACCAAGAATAAACTTTCACCTAAGGTGCTACTCCCAAAGTCAAGCAATTCCATTTCAATATTAGGCAAACGAAAATCAAAGGTATGAATGTagaaagaagataaaagaaagAGATCTGTGTCTGAGAGTTTGAAGACTGCGCTTTGTAGAAACAGATATGCGCCGTAGTTCTGTAGAAACAGACGGCATTTTTGGTTAATAAGTAGGAGTATTTAGTTCATGgatttttcatgttttaaatatttggtttagtgattttttatgttaaatattCGGCCTGCCTTTAATAGTTTAGGGAAATATTTAGTTTAGtgattttttatgttaaatattCAGCCCGCTTTTAATAGTTTAGggattttttatgtaaatatttgtttaatacTTTATATCATTTGGTAGATATattgtttaatatttaatattttatacctAGATTATGGTTTAATATatctcttttaatttgtagtctagcaactaacattttaaaaaataattatttatatttttaatatacctTTATCCTTGAAGTTGATTGTTTTTCGGAAAGgtatattgtattttttgagaaggtataaaCATGATATACCATTTTCATTTACCTTCTCCCTTTGGAGTTGCTCTTAGTATCAATTAGAAACCAGTGAAGGTAGTCAAAATATTCttctaatttgtttttatttacgAATACTTTTTCCAGTTTAAAGAGATCGAGgaataatgaataaatgatGAAATGTTCTACTTTCAGGTTTTGTCTGAGAACCTAAtttctctaatatttttagttgacTTACGACAAAGCCATTTATACGTATAAGCATCGACTACATATGCCACTAGCCAACGACTACATAACGATTACCgaaaacttaaaaagaaaatttaggGTGGGGATGTGtataatatgaaatatattcaCAAATTCATATTGGACTTTTAAATAACATTAAATGTTAaactatttcttaaattaattacagtTTTCCAAACATTGGAAATTTTATGCGGTATCagtatcatatcattaaaatgaaatgaactTCAATATTTCAGACGTTATTTTTGAATTGTTCAATTACGTTTaagtttatattaatttttttttttaaattaaacttcCTTATTTACGTTTAagtttatagtattatttttgaatcGTTCATAATTACGTTTAActttttagtagtattactttTGAATTGTTCAATACGACATTGATTCGTATTaagagtagtaattaattaactttatcCTAATTGAAAAAGCATTTTAACTAAGAAAAGCTGAAATTCAATTATAAGTTCCAACTGGTAAAGGAAAGATTAATAATCCAACCCaactattttaactaaaattttaaaatagttacTACTACATTTTTCAACAACAAACGAAAATAAGCACTATCTCTAATTAATCATAAGCATAAACTCGGTAATCAATCAGACTACTCCATATAATCGAATGTACTTAAAAATAGGAATAACAACCTTTGTTATTTATTACAccataatacaaaaaataattagattctTACTAGTTAGCATGTCCCATGGAATTAATTAAGATCTTCCCGTAGTATATAGTACAGTGTATTCTTAGTACGAAGGAGTACAAAGCAAGTAGAAAATTTTCATCACATTTGTAGAGAAGAATTttacaacaaaattaaagctGATATGTCTCTACATTAAATaatgagaaggaaaaaaagcACATGCATCTTTTTTTCCCGGTCAAATGGTCAATGGTATATTCCCCCGACCTTACTAATAACAGACAAATACTTCTATCTCCCTAAAACCCTAAACCATGAAAATGACTAATgtcaaaaaccctaatttcccAAGATTTAATTTCAACCACACCAATCAAGCTAAAACCCTAACACATTTTGAAAACCCTAcacttttttatatgattattattgaGCCCCAAAATCCCACAAATGAATGGTAGCATCATCACAGCATGCAGCCACAAACCTCCCATCTGCAATTAGGGCATTGCACTCTccaattctctctctaaaactATACAAATATTGACCACGCTCAATATCCCAAACCCTAATCACCCCACCACCCCATGTCACTCCATACCCACCATTCATGCACCCAAATGAAACCCCCTCTCTCATTGTGAACCTACACACCTCCTCCATGCCACCCACCCGACGCACAGTCGCTTCTCCCTGTGCGTCGGGCACCAGGGCCAAAT
The nucleotide sequence above comes from Salvia hispanica cultivar TCC Black 2014 chromosome 5, UniMelb_Shisp_WGS_1.0, whole genome shotgun sequence. Encoded proteins:
- the LOC125187744 gene encoding uncharacterized protein LOC125187744, producing MSVSLTVMTFNLLEDQAEDSPNSWDKRKDLCVTVITSYSPMILCTQQGVKSQLDYLQQCLPGYEQFGISRKGPEDTSDHHCTIFYEKEKIELIEGGTFWLSESPSVPGSMSWGSTEPCISTWATFQLKGVEPPGFSFQIVNTNMDELSPRARRRGALLTWQHIASLPPNLPVLYCGGFNTQKESTTGRFLLGRSREHGVVGDMRDAWPNARVRKNVSLIRTYHGFKGDKQGALEFLKLIFRALCLCWDRQTQDLHVDWILFRGRSLIPVSCEVVSDNVDGYYPSSHYPIFAEFMLPRTVILTETPTQNHQS